In the genome of Planctomyces sp. SH-PL62, the window CGCAGCGCCCGGCGGAGGCGAGCCCGCCGACCCCGACCCCGACGCCCCGCCCGTCGCCGCGGAGCGGGGTCTCGGCGATCATCCCGGCGGCGAGGACGGCGGGAAGGGCGATCCACTCGGCCTCGCCGAGCGAGAACCGGGTGCTCCTGGTGGTGGACGTGCAGAACGACTTCTGCCCCGGCGGCGCGCTGGGCGTCCCCGGCGGCGACGAGCTGCCGGCGATCATCAACAAGCTCTCCCGGCGGTTCGCCCACGTCATCCTGACCCAGGACTGGCACCCCGAGGACCACCTCTCGTTCGCCTCGTCCCACCCCGGCGAGAAGCCCTTCGCGGCGATCGAGCTCCCCTACGGCCCCCAGGTCCTCTGGCCCGACCACTGCGTCCGCGACACGACCGGGGCCGAGTTCCACCCCGATCTGAAGGTGGAGAACTGCCAGCTGATCATCCGCAAGGGCTACCACCGCGAGATCGACAGCTACTCCGCGTTCTTCGAGAACGACCGCTCCACTCCCACGGGCCTCGCCGGCTACCTCCGCGAGCGCGGGCTCAACCGGCTCTTCCTCGTGGGCCTGGCGACCGATTTCTGCGTGGCCTACTCCGCCCTGGACGCCCGCCGCCTGGGCTTCGAGGTCTCCGTCATCGAATCCGCCTGCCGCGGCATCGACCTCGACGGGTCCCTGGAAGCCGCCTGGGAGCAGATGGAGGAGGCCGGCGTGACCCGGGCGTGAACCGGCCCCGCCGCCCCCCGCGCCCTCGACGCCGGGAGGGGCCGTCGTCGGGCCTCGAATCGACCCGAAATCCGAGGGCTGGGCTTGCTTGTGCGGGGCCGGGGCGCTCGGCATAATCGACCCGTCGATCGCCGGCGCGACGAACCCGACTCTCCGTCAACCGGGCGTCGCCGGCTTCCCTATTTCGGACTGCAGAGAAGCATCATGGCGATTTTTGGACGTTGGATTTCCCGGGCGGTCCTCCTGACCGTCGTCGGGCTGGCGTTGGCGGCGCCGACGCCTGTGGTGGCGAGCGAGGCCGATCTGGTCCTGCCGGACCTGGCCTCTCGATCGTATCTGGGCGGGTCGGTCAACGGCCGGACCCTCCTGCAAGCGGGTCTCGTGGTTTGCGCGATGGGCCTGGCGTTCGGCCTGGTCTTCTACCGACAGCTTGAAAAGCTCCCCGTCCACCGGACGATGCGCGAGGTCAGCGAGCTGATCTACGCCACGTGCCAGACGTACCTGCTGCATCAGGCGAAGTTCATCCTGATCCTCTGGGCGTTCATCGCGGCGGTGATCGTCGCCTACTTCGGGTTCCTCTCCGAGGGGGGCGAGGCGGCGGCGGCCGAGGGCCTGCGCGAGTACCCGAGGATGGTGAAGGTGCCGGTGATCCTGGCCTTCAGCCTGGTCGGCATCGCCGGCAGCTACCTCGTCGCCTGGTTCGGCATCCGGATCAACACGTTCGCCAACAGCCGCACGAGCATGGCGAGCCTGAGGGGCCTGCCGTTCCTCTGCTACTCGATCCCGCTGAAGGCCGGGATGTCGATCGGCATGGTGCTCATCAGCGTCGAGCTGCTGATCATGCTGTGCATCCTCCTGTTCGTGCCGAGGGAGCTGGCCGGGCCCTGCTTCATCGGCTTCGCGATCGGCGAGTCGCTGAGCGCCGCGGCGCTGCGGGTGGCGGGGGGCATCTTCACCAAGATCGCCGACATCGGCGCCGACCTGATGAAGATCGTCTTCGGGGTGAAGGAAGACGACGCCCGCAACCCCGGCGTCATCGCCGACTGCACGGGCGACAACGCCGGCGACTCGGTCGGCCCGACGGCCGACGGCTTCGAGACCTACGGCGTCACCGGCGTGGCCCTGATCACCTTCATCCTGCTGGCCGTCTCCCGGGCCGAGATCCAGGTCGACCTGCTGGTCTGGATCTTCGCGATGCGGGTGCTGATGGTGGCGGTCAGCGGAGTGGCCTATTTCGTCAACGAGGCGATCGCCAGGTCGCGGTTCCACCACGTCCGCCATTTCGACTTCGAGGTGCCGCTCACCGGCCTGGTCTGGGTCGCCAGCGTGCTCTCGATCATCGCCACCTACGCGGCCAGCTACGCCCTGATCCCGAACGTCGGCGGCGACCCCAACCTCTGGTGGGCGCTGGCGAGCATCATCAGTTGCGGCACGCTGGCCGGGGCGGTCATCCCGGAGGTCACCAAGGTCTTCACCTCGACCGGCTCGCTGCACGTCAAGGAGGTGGTGATCGCCAGCCGCGAGGGGGGGGCGTCGCTGAACGTGCTCTCGGGCCTGACGGCCGGCAACTTCTCGGCCTTCTGGGTCGGCGGCGTCGTGATCACCGGCCTGATGGCCGTCGCCTACGGATTCAGCCTGCTCTTCCCGTCCGACCTCATGCTGGCGCCGACGGTCTTCGCCTTCGGCCTGGTGGCCTTCGGCTTCCTGGGCATGGGCCCGGTCACCATCGCCGTGGACAGCTACGGCCCGGTCACCGACAACGCGCAGAGCGTCTACGAGCTGTCGCTGATCGAGCAGGAGCCGAACATCGCCGAGGAGATCCGCCGCGAGTTCGGCTTCGAGCCCGACTTCGAACACGCCAAGCTCCTGCTCGAGGAGAACGACGGCGCGGGCAACACGTTCAAGGCCACGGCCAAGCCCGTGCTCATCGGCACCGCCGTGGTCGGGGCGACCACGATGATCTTCTCGATCGTCGTGCAACTGGCCGGCGGCGTCGACCCGGCCACCGGCCGACTGACCCTGCTCCCCGAGCAGGTCGGCAAGCTGTCGATCCTCCATCCGCCGTTTCTGCTGGGGATGATCTTCGGCATGGCGGTGATCTACTGGTTCACCGGCGCGAGCATGCAGGCGGTGATCACCGGCGCCTACCGCGCGGTGGCGTTCATCAAGCGGCACATGAAGCTCGACGGCTCCGCCAAGGCGAGCGTCGAGGACTCCAAGCGGGTCGTGGCGATCTGCACGCGATACGCGCAGCTCGGCATGTTCAACATCTTCCTGACGGTCTTCTTCGTCACCCTGGCGGCGGCGTTCCTGGAGCCGTTCTTCTTCGTCGGCTTCCTGATCGGCCTGGCCCTCAGCGGGCTCTTCCAGGCGATCTACATGGCCAACGCCGGCGGAGCCTGGGACAACGCCAAGAAGATCGTCGAGACCGACCTCCGCGAGAAGGGGACCGAACTGCACGCGGCCTGCGTGGTGGGCGACACCGTCGGCGACCCGTTCAAGGACACCAGCAGCGTGGCCATGAACCCCATCATCAAGTTCGCCACCCTCTTCGGCCTGCTGGCCGTCGAACTCGCCCAGCGCGTCCCGCCCGCGCCCCGGCTGATCATGACGGTCCTGATGTTCGCCGCCGCCCTGGTGTTCATCCACCGCAGCTTCTTCGGAATGCGGATCGATCCCAATGAGTCGGGAGGCCCTTCGAACGACGAGGCCCCCGCCCTCGTCGCCGCCGACGCCGCCGGCTGAGGCCGCCCCCACCCTCCCCCGATCCCGCACCGCGCCCCCTCGCCGCGCCCGGAACCCGGCGCCGCGAGGGGGCGTTTCCGCGCGCCGACCGCCCGGATCGCCCTTGACCTCGCGGCCAACTGTACTAACATAGTTAATACAGTTACCGAGAGGAGGCGGCATGCAGTACGAGATCAGCGGCGCGAGCCGCCTGCCGATCTACCAGCAACTGGCCCGGCAGGTGCGCGAGGGGATCGCCCGGGGGGACCTGAAACCCCAGGACCAGCTCCCCTCGGTGCGGCAGATGTCGCGAGACCTGGTGGTCAACCCGAACACCGTGGCCCGCGCGTATACCGAGCTGGAGCGCGAAGGCCTGGTGACGAACCGCCCCGGGCGCGGCGTGTTCGTCGCCGAGCCCCGCGCCGACCTGACCAGGGACGCGCGCCGGAAGCGGCTGACCGAGTCCCTCGACCGGCTGCTGACGGAGGCGGTGAACCTGGGCTTCTCGGAGGACGAGGTCGCGCGGCTCGTGGCGACGCGATCCCGGCGGTTCCGCTGGAATCCGCCCAAGCCGACCCCGAAATGAAATGAGCGGAGGGACCCGGCCATGACGTACGCGATCGAGACCGATCGCCTGACGAAGGATTACGGCGCCCGGCGGGTCGTCGACGGCCTCGCCCTGCGCGTCCCGACCGGGAGCGTCTACGGGTTCCTGGGCCGCAACGGGGCCGGCAAATCGACGACGATCAAGATGCTTTTGGGGATGGTCCAGCCCACCTTCGGGCGGGTGGAGCTGCTGGGGCATGAGCTCTCGACGCTCGCCCCGGCGGTCCGCGAACGCATCGCCTACCTTGCGGAAGGGCAGCCGCTCTACGGCTGGATGACCGTCGCCGAGGCCTCGCGATTCGCCCGCGCCTTCCACCCCGACCGGTGGGACCAGCGGATGCTCGACCAGATCCTCGACCACTTCGAGATCCCCGCGCGGGCGAAGGTCCGCCGGCTGTCGAACGGCCAGCGCGGCAACCTCGCCCTGGCGCTGGCCATCGCCCCGGACCCCGACCTGCTGATCCTCGACGACCCTACGCTGGGGCTCGACACGGTCGCCCGCCACGACTTCCTGCTGTCGCTGATCCACCTGGTCCAGCGCGAGGGGCGGACGATCCTCTTCAGCTCGCACATCCTGGCCGACGTGGAGCGCGTGGCCGACCGCGTGGGCATCCTCGTCGACGGCGTGCTCCGCGTCGACTGCCCCACCGATCGCTTCAAGGAGGCGGTGAGCAAGGTCGTCCTGGAGTTCGCGGGGAGGCCGCCGGCGTTCCCCGGCTGCACCGGGCTCGTCCAGGCGTGGGAGGTCGGCCGCCGGCTGGAACTGGTGGTCGTGGACTTCGGCGAAGACCAGCGCCGGGTGGTGGAATCGCTCGCCCCGCTCTCCTGGGACGTGGCGGCGCTGAGCCTGGAAGACGCGTTCGTCGCCTACACGCGAGGGCCCCGGCGGTCGCTCCCCGTCTTCGACGACGGCCCGCCCGAGGCCCCCGCGGCCGTCGTCGATCGGGGGGCCGCATGAGCATGAACACGCGCAAGTCTTCGCTGCCGGGTGGCCTCGTCACCGCCGCCGTCCTCGCGACCGGCTTCGGCACCGTCTGGTTCGCCCTCGCGGCATGGCTGGGGACCAGCGTCTTCGAGGCGAGCTGGGCGAAGGTCCGGCTCCCTCGCGAGATGCTCGTCGTCGCCCTCGACGGCGAGCCGCTCATCATGAGCCAGCCAATGGACGACCTGTCGCAGACGACATATCGCGACCTGAACGGCGTGTCCCGCGACGGGGATGAGCTGAGACAGCTTCCATCGACCCCGATCTACGGCGAAGGGAGTTTCGCCGGCCCCCCGACGACATCCTCGCGGCCGACCTGGCCGGACCGGGTGAAGGTCTTCCGCAACGAGTCCAAACCGGCCGAACTCTGGTACTTCGTCCACGACGGCGAGCCCGACGGCTCCGGCGTATTCGTCGGTTACGAGCGTGTGAGCAACCGTCGGATCGGCCACATCGGCCTGGCCGGCTTCCGCGAGGGTCCGCCCCCGCCTGAGGAGCGGATCCCGGTGAGCGGACGGGCGGTCATGGGGTATGCCTACTGGAGTTCCCTGCCGATCCTGGCCGCCTACCCGAGGAGTCTGGATCGTTATCGCACATTCCCCGGCGACCTCTCCCCGGATCTCGTCCACGTCCCTTCCGGGAACGCCCTGCGCGTCGTCGACCTCGGAACGCGGAAGGTCGCGACGGTCTTCGAGGCCTCGGAGCCGATCGTCGCGGTCGGCGTGCCGGCCATCGGCATGTATAACGGGGGGAGCAAGGCCGACTGGGAACGTCCGGTCCTCGTGCGGACGGCGAGCCGGATCCACAAGCTCGACCACCGGTACAAGCACCTGGGGGCGTTCGACGTCCCAGGCGACGTCCCCCCCGGCACCCTCCTCTCCTGGTATGAGACGAAGGACGGCCGGTCCACGGTCGTCGCCGTTCGGGCGGCGACGGACCAGGGAATATTCGGCGTGGCCGAGAGGGACGAGCGCATCGACCGGCTGTCGCCCGACGGCGGCATCCAGGAGACGCTCGACGTCGCCTTGAAAACCGGAATCGAGCGGCGGGAGGGATGGCAGGAGTCCGCCGTGATCGCGCTCGCCCTGCCGACGCCCGCGCCGATGGCCGCGGTCGGCTGGCTGACCTTGGGACCGGCAGCGGCGCCGGGGCGAGCGGCCCAGATGAGGCGCTTGCTGCCCGCCCTGGCGGCGGTCCTGGCCTTCGCGTTCCTCCTGGCCGCGGCGGCCTGGCGGCGGGGCCGCGGGTTTGGACTCTCCGGGCGCGAGCGAGCGGCGTGGGCGGCCTTCGTTTTGAGCTTCGGCCTGCCGGCCTTCGTCGGCTTCCTGCTCCATCGTTCCTGGCCGGCCCGGGTCCCCTGCCCGCGTTGCCGGGCGCGATCCCCCCGCGACCGCGACGCCTGTCTGGAATGCGGGGCGCCCTTCCCGGCCCCGGCCCTGCTCGGAACCGAAATCTTCGCCTGAGGCGACCACTGCGGGAGACGACCATGATCCTGGCCCTCGTTCGGAAGGAATGGCGCGAGACGCGGGCGTTTGTCGCCCTGGCGCTGGCCCTCTTCCTGGTGTACGCGAACAACCTGACGGGGCTGGGAGGCCCCGTGCTCCGGGCCGCCGCGAACCTGATTCCCGGGATGGGGGGCCCGACGCCCGAGGTGCCGTTCGTGCAGGGCAACTTCGGCTCGATGCTGTTCTTCATCGGCGGTCTGCTGGCGATCGCCCTGGGCTTCCGGCAGTCGGCCTGGGAGCCCAGCCAGGGCACGGCGCTCTACCTGCTTCATCTGCCGTTGCCGCGCCGGACGATCGTCCTGACGAAGCTGCTGACAGGCGTCGGCCTGCTGCTGGCGTGCGGCCTGGCGCCGATCCTGCTGTACGGCGCGTGGGCCGCGACGCCGAGGACGCACCCCGGCCCGTTCGCGTGGTCGATGACCGGCGAGGCGTTCCGGGTCTGGGCCGTGCTGCCGCTCGTCTACCTCGGCGCGTTCGCCAGCGGCCTCCGCCCGGCGCGCTGGTTCGGCTCGCGGCTGCTGCCGCTGGCGGCGGTCGCCCTCCCCGCCTCGATCGCCGCCCTCGCGCCGAACTGGCGTCTGATCGGCCTGCCGACCCTGGCGCTCGCGGCCGCGGCGTTCGTGGTCGTCATCCTCCGGGAGGCCGAGACGCGGGATTATTGAGGGCGGCTCCGGAAAGCCACTCACGGGTAAGGTGCTGGCACCCCTCCCTTTCAGCCTCTTGGTGCTCTTGCAATCCCCGAAAGTCGTACCGCCAAGCATCCTTCTCCCCTTGTGGGGGAAGTCGGCCGAAAGCCGGATACGGGGGAATCCCACCAGCTTCCGGTCGCGCGTCCCCTCATCCGTCGCGGCGCCTCGTCCCGCGAGAGGAGCAGGATGAACACGTGCTCGCATTCTGGTATTTCCGACAGAGCGGAGAGAAGCGATGGGCCTCGTCCAGACTTCTGAGCGACAGGACGAGGCCCCAGGCGGCCGGGATGATCTCGACGATCCCGGCCGCGTCCGCCGAGAGCCCGCTAACCGACCGAAGGCAGGAGGCTGGGCGCCCCACACGGCGTCGGCGCCGTGGAGGAGGGAGGGGGCGAATGAAACCGGCGTCGGAGGGTCGCCATCACCGGCTTCTCGAAATAGAAGGTGGTGGCGGTCGCCAGGATGATCGACGCCGCAATCGCCAGCGCGATGGAAACGATCGGCGAGAGCCCATACCTCTGCGCGTTGTAGATGATATGAAACCCCAGGACCGAATGATTCAAATACAACGAATAAGAGATGGCCCCCAGGAACACCGGAACCTTCCATCGAAGGACGCCGAGCCGCCCATTCGTGGCCAGCATGACGATAAGCGCCAACACGGCTCCAACGACCAGCTCCTTGCCGGCCTCGTGGCGAGCCGGATCCTGAGTGTAGGTCGCGAAGAGGCTCAGCACGGCGACGACGACGTAGGCGGGGCGGGGCGTCTCTCGCATTTTGTAGATGAGCACACCGACCAGCATGTAATGGATGTAGTCGAGCGCCAGGGCGGATCTCAACCAGGGCGACACGGGATTCGGCCGGTAGCGGCAGCAGAGCCCGTCGATCGCGCCGATCACCACGAGGCCGCAGAGCATCGGGACGATCCAGTCGAGCTTCTTGTAGAAGAGAAGCAGTAGCACGACGACGTAAAACGTCATTTCCAGGCCGAGCGTCCAGTAAGTGCCGCTGAGCGACGCGATATGAAACCAGCCCTGGACCATCGAAACGTCGGCCGCGGCCCGGCGGAAGAGGCGGCCCCAGCCGATGAATTCTCTTGGGCCCGGCGTCAGCGCGATCAGGAGCACGACGAACAGCAGGGATGCCCAGTAGGCCGGGTAGAGCCGGATGAAGCGGGACTTCGCGAAGTCAAGGGGATCCCGCTTGCGCTCGACGCTCATCAAGACCACGAATCCGCTGATCAGGAAGAAGAGCTGGACTCCATACATCCCATATTGGAACGAGAAAGGGAGAGGCGCATTGTAGGAGAAGAAGTCTCGATAACACGTCGTGTAATGATAGAAGACGACCGCGATGGCGGCGATTCCCCGCAGGCCATCCAGATCGTGGATCCGCATCCCCTTCGGCTTCGCTTCGAGCGGCGCGACGATGGACGCGGAGGGCGTCGCCGTGAGACTCGCGGCGAGTCTCGTGGGCTCGCCATCGGATTCGCTCAGCGGGATCGCTCGCTTATTTTGGATTTCCACCGGTCTCTGGGCCTCTAATCTCCGGCGTCGTCATCTCTTTGGGCGAAGACGGACGCGTTCGCCCTCGACCCTGGCTCGACATCTCCCCCATAACGTCCCCCTCCGAATATTGGACCGTCGTACTGGGCGATTCCTTGCACGAACGACTCGATTCAGCATTGCACCGATTATCAGGATCACCATTCGATGCATCTTGACGTCATCCATAGCTCGGCCGTTGCGTCGGCACCTCACGTTCTCGGGCGAGGAACGGGGGGGCGTCGTTCCTAATCGCCGTCGACCTGAACCCTTCCGGCGAGGCGGGCGCGAAGGTCACGGTCCGCGCGCGCGGACCAAAAAGGCCGACCTGGCCTGGTGCCGTTCGCCCGAGCCTCGATGCGGGTCGGGAAATGAAGAGCATCGGTTCCGGCACGTTCCGGCCCCGCGCTTTCCATAAGCCCCGGCCGAAACCGGCGGCGATTCATGTCGGGAATGCCGACCCGTTTTCGAGAAGCTAGCGGTCGAGTCGAGGCCCAGGCCGGAATGGACCGATTGGCGAGTTTCGGGTTTCCGGCCCTGGGTTTCCCGGTAGACTCGCCACCACTCAAATCGATCGTCGTACACCTGACAAGGAGTTCTGTCCGTGCCGGAATCCAAGCCCCCCGCCGCGTTGCTGAGCTTGCAGAATCTGATCACGGGCAAGTGGGTCGCCCAGGCGGTGAGTTTCGCGGCGAAGTTGGGGATCGCCGACTCTCTGAGGGACGGGCCGAAGGGCTGCGACGAGCTGGCCCGGATGAACCAGATGGACGCCGACGCGCTCTATCGGGTGCTCCGCGCCCTGGCGAGCGTGGGCGTGTTCGCCGAGCAGGACGACCGCCGGTTCGTCCTGACGCCGACGGCCGAGTTCCTGCGGTCGGACGTGCCGGGCTCGCTCCGGGCGGTGGCGACGATGGCCGGCGAGGACTGGACGTGGCGCCCCTGGGGCGACCTCTACGGATCCGTGAAGACCGGCGAGCCGGCCTTCGATCGCGTCTTCGGCTCGCCCGCGTTCGAGTACCTCGCGCGGAACCCGATCGCGGCGACCGTCTTCGACGAGGCCATGACCGGCTGGTCGATGCAGAACGCACACGCGGTCGCGGCGGCCTACGACTTCTCCGGGATCGAGACGTTGATGGACGTCGGCGGCGGCCACGGTTATCTGCTCGCCACGATCCTGGAGCAACGTCCGGCGCTCCGCGGCGT includes:
- a CDS encoding ABC transporter ATP-binding protein; amino-acid sequence: MTYAIETDRLTKDYGARRVVDGLALRVPTGSVYGFLGRNGAGKSTTIKMLLGMVQPTFGRVELLGHELSTLAPAVRERIAYLAEGQPLYGWMTVAEASRFARAFHPDRWDQRMLDQILDHFEIPARAKVRRLSNGQRGNLALALAIAPDPDLLILDDPTLGLDTVARHDFLLSLIHLVQREGRTILFSSHILADVERVADRVGILVDGVLRVDCPTDRFKEAVSKVVLEFAGRPPAFPGCTGLVQAWEVGRRLELVVVDFGEDQRRVVESLAPLSWDVAALSLEDAFVAYTRGPRRSLPVFDDGPPEAPAAVVDRGAA
- a CDS encoding sodium-translocating pyrophosphatase encodes the protein MAIFGRWISRAVLLTVVGLALAAPTPVVASEADLVLPDLASRSYLGGSVNGRTLLQAGLVVCAMGLAFGLVFYRQLEKLPVHRTMREVSELIYATCQTYLLHQAKFILILWAFIAAVIVAYFGFLSEGGEAAAAEGLREYPRMVKVPVILAFSLVGIAGSYLVAWFGIRINTFANSRTSMASLRGLPFLCYSIPLKAGMSIGMVLISVELLIMLCILLFVPRELAGPCFIGFAIGESLSAAALRVAGGIFTKIADIGADLMKIVFGVKEDDARNPGVIADCTGDNAGDSVGPTADGFETYGVTGVALITFILLAVSRAEIQVDLLVWIFAMRVLMVAVSGVAYFVNEAIARSRFHHVRHFDFEVPLTGLVWVASVLSIIATYAASYALIPNVGGDPNLWWALASIISCGTLAGAVIPEVTKVFTSTGSLHVKEVVIASREGGASLNVLSGLTAGNFSAFWVGGVVITGLMAVAYGFSLLFPSDLMLAPTVFAFGLVAFGFLGMGPVTIAVDSYGPVTDNAQSVYELSLIEQEPNIAEEIRREFGFEPDFEHAKLLLEENDGAGNTFKATAKPVLIGTAVVGATTMIFSIVVQLAGGVDPATGRLTLLPEQVGKLSILHPPFLLGMIFGMAVIYWFTGASMQAVITGAYRAVAFIKRHMKLDGSAKASVEDSKRVVAICTRYAQLGMFNIFLTVFFVTLAAAFLEPFFFVGFLIGLALSGLFQAIYMANAGGAWDNAKKIVETDLREKGTELHAACVVGDTVGDPFKDTSSVAMNPIIKFATLFGLLAVELAQRVPPAPRLIMTVLMFAAALVFIHRSFFGMRIDPNESGGPSNDEAPALVAADAAG
- a CDS encoding methyltransferase, producing MPESKPPAALLSLQNLITGKWVAQAVSFAAKLGIADSLRDGPKGCDELARMNQMDADALYRVLRALASVGVFAEQDDRRFVLTPTAEFLRSDVPGSLRAVATMAGEDWTWRPWGDLYGSVKTGEPAFDRVFGSPAFEYLARNPIAATVFDEAMTGWSMQNAHAVAAAYDFSGIETLMDVGGGHGYLLATILEQRPALRGVLFETPEVGEGARDRLDARGLSDRCRVVSGDFFQSIPEGADACILKSVIHDWDDARATIILKHCARAVGRGGRVLLAEMIVPPGDGPHPAKLLDLEMLVMVGGRERTGDQFRELLAGAGIRLARIVPTASPMCVVEGVVEG
- a CDS encoding acyltransferase family protein, with the protein product MRIHDLDGLRGIAAIAVVFYHYTTCYRDFFSYNAPLPFSFQYGMYGVQLFFLISGFVVLMSVERKRDPLDFAKSRFIRLYPAYWASLLFVVLLIALTPGPREFIGWGRLFRRAAADVSMVQGWFHIASLSGTYWTLGLEMTFYVVVLLLLFYKKLDWIVPMLCGLVVIGAIDGLCCRYRPNPVSPWLRSALALDYIHYMLVGVLIYKMRETPRPAYVVVAVLSLFATYTQDPARHEAGKELVVGAVLALIVMLATNGRLGVLRWKVPVFLGAISYSLYLNHSVLGFHIIYNAQRYGLSPIVSIALAIAASIILATATTFYFEKPVMATLRRRFHSPPPSSTAPTPCGAPSLLPSVG
- the pncA gene encoding bifunctional nicotinamidase/pyrazinamidase, with the translated sequence MHSASPSENRVLLVVDVQNDFCPGGALGVPGGDELPAIINKLSRRFAHVILTQDWHPEDHLSFASSHPGEKPFAAIELPYGPQVLWPDHCVRDTTGAEFHPDLKVENCQLIIRKGYHREIDSYSAFFENDRSTPTGLAGYLRERGLNRLFLVGLATDFCVAYSALDARRLGFEVSVIESACRGIDLDGSLEAAWEQMEEAGVTRA
- a CDS encoding ABC transporter permease subunit, producing MILALVRKEWRETRAFVALALALFLVYANNLTGLGGPVLRAAANLIPGMGGPTPEVPFVQGNFGSMLFFIGGLLAIALGFRQSAWEPSQGTALYLLHLPLPRRTIVLTKLLTGVGLLLACGLAPILLYGAWAATPRTHPGPFAWSMTGEAFRVWAVLPLVYLGAFASGLRPARWFGSRLLPLAAVALPASIAALAPNWRLIGLPTLALAAAAFVVVILREAETRDY
- a CDS encoding GntR family transcriptional regulator, whose product is MQYEISGASRLPIYQQLARQVREGIARGDLKPQDQLPSVRQMSRDLVVNPNTVARAYTELEREGLVTNRPGRGVFVAEPRADLTRDARRKRLTESLDRLLTEAVNLGFSEDEVARLVATRSRRFRWNPPKPTPK